One genomic segment of Oxalobacteraceae sp. CFBP 8761 includes these proteins:
- a CDS encoding TerD family protein, whose protein sequence is MAISLQKGGNVNLSKEAPGLTKVIIGLGWDPRSTDGSAFDLDGSAFLLKTDAKVRGDTDFIFYNNLKSTDGSVVHAGDNTTGQGEGDDEKIAVELNRVPADIDKISFCVTIHDAETRRQSFGQVSKAYIRCLNAAGETEIARYDLSEDSSTETAMIFGELYRHGSEWKFRAVGQGFKGGLGPLARSFGVNV, encoded by the coding sequence ATGGCAATCAGTCTGCAAAAAGGCGGCAACGTCAACCTGAGCAAGGAAGCACCGGGCCTCACCAAGGTCATCATCGGCCTGGGCTGGGATCCCCGCTCGACCGACGGTTCCGCTTTCGATCTGGATGGCAGCGCCTTCCTGCTCAAGACCGACGCCAAAGTGCGCGGCGATACCGACTTCATCTTCTACAACAACCTGAAGTCGACCGACGGTTCTGTGGTCCACGCCGGCGACAACACCACCGGCCAGGGCGAGGGCGACGACGAAAAGATCGCCGTTGAATTGAACCGCGTGCCGGCCGACATCGACAAGATCTCGTTCTGCGTCACCATCCATGATGCCGAGACGCGCCGCCAGAGCTTCGGCCAGGTCAGCAAGGCGTACATCCGCTGCCTGAACGCCGCCGGCGAAACCGAGATCGCGCGCTATGACCTGTCCGAAGACAGCTCGACCGAAACCGCAATGATCTTCGGTGAACTGTACCGCCATGGCAGCGAATGGAAATTCCGCGCTGTCGGCCAGGGCTTCAAGGGCGGTCTGGGTCCTCTGGCCCGTTCGTTCGGCGTCAACGTCTGA
- a CDS encoding ATP-grasp domain-containing protein, whose amino-acid sequence MRVWYNRTFSSVNAAIKLIREADTDGRFTIVHSNANRHAPAARLAHEFHIEPVGLKGEAYIDWCLAFCREQKIDIFVPGREATLLASELGRFAEIGTRVLSAAPPAELKRIHDKADFYAETVLPDAPVAEFRVFENIVQFDAAWAELRPRHAKLCVKPSHSIYGLGFAIVDEARSSAALLLAGAEYHVGYDDLRRGLAEMGEFRTMLLMEFLEGPEYSVDCVGDNGRLVTAVVRRKLPQAGSGQLIDMRQDILDATTRLCADYRLNGVFNAQFREGGGRPRLLEINPRMSGGIAMACLAGPNLPYIALRCFADGFDSVTVPPVANGMRVAEVSVATELA is encoded by the coding sequence ATGCGCGTTTGGTACAACAGGACTTTTTCGTCCGTCAATGCTGCGATCAAGCTGATTCGCGAGGCCGACACCGACGGCCGTTTCACCATCGTTCACAGCAACGCCAACCGCCATGCGCCTGCTGCGCGCCTGGCACACGAGTTTCATATCGAGCCGGTCGGCCTGAAAGGCGAGGCGTATATCGACTGGTGCCTGGCCTTCTGCCGCGAACAGAAAATCGACATCTTCGTGCCAGGCCGTGAAGCGACGCTGCTGGCGTCCGAACTGGGACGCTTTGCCGAGATAGGCACGCGTGTGCTGTCGGCCGCGCCGCCGGCCGAACTCAAACGCATCCATGACAAGGCCGACTTCTACGCCGAGACCGTGCTGCCCGACGCGCCGGTGGCCGAATTCCGCGTCTTTGAAAACATCGTCCAATTCGACGCCGCCTGGGCCGAACTGCGCCCGCGCCACGCCAAATTGTGCGTCAAGCCGTCGCATTCGATTTATGGCCTGGGCTTTGCCATCGTCGACGAAGCGCGCAGCAGCGCCGCGCTGCTGCTGGCCGGCGCCGAATACCACGTCGGCTACGATGACCTGCGCCGCGGCCTGGCCGAGATGGGCGAATTTCGCACCATGCTCCTGATGGAGTTCCTCGAAGGCCCCGAATACAGCGTCGACTGCGTTGGCGACAATGGCCGCCTCGTGACCGCCGTCGTGCGCCGCAAACTGCCGCAAGCGGGCAGCGGGCAGCTGATCGACATGCGCCAGGACATCCTGGACGCCACCACGCGCCTGTGCGCCGACTACCGCCTGAACGGCGTGTTCAACGCCCAGTTCCGCGAAGGCGGCGGCCGTCCGCGTCTGCTGGAGATCAACCCGCGCATGTCGGGCGGGATCGCCATGGCGTGCCTGGCTGGCCCCAACCTGCCCTACATCGCACTGCGCTGCTTTGCCGATGGCTTCGACAGCGTCACCGTGCCACCCGTGGCCAACGGCATGCG